The Pedobacter roseus genome contains a region encoding:
- a CDS encoding cyanophycinase, translating to MKKLSIFLLALTAFGYSAFAQSSPITVKKSNTRHGPEKGSLLIIGGNVGSQRDIWEKFTELAGGKDKAVLVVVTTASGDSAAYDKKGVEEVKRQTGIKNVTLFHTSDFKEANSEKFIAPLKNATAVYFEGGRQWRIADSYLNTLTHQAFIDVLNRGGVIAGSSAGASIIGSFLWRGDTKGAQILVGDHTQGLGFLKNSAIDQHLLVRNRQFDLVDFIRKAPDLIGIGLNEATAVLVQRDTLQVLGHSFVAIYDYNTIINSGEKHVVNDREDFTASNGPFFFLSAGQKYDLAKRQVIKEPRKPGKADDDQ from the coding sequence ATGAAAAAACTAAGCATTTTTCTTTTGGCCCTAACCGCATTCGGTTATTCGGCCTTTGCCCAATCATCGCCCATTACCGTAAAAAAATCTAATACCAGGCATGGACCCGAAAAAGGGAGTCTATTGATCATCGGTGGTAATGTGGGTTCGCAACGCGATATCTGGGAAAAGTTTACCGAACTGGCCGGAGGTAAAGATAAAGCCGTACTGGTGGTGGTTACTACCGCATCTGGCGATTCGGCGGCTTATGATAAAAAAGGGGTTGAAGAGGTAAAACGTCAAACAGGAATTAAAAACGTAACCCTTTTCCATACCAGCGATTTTAAGGAAGCCAACAGCGAGAAATTTATTGCCCCGTTAAAAAATGCAACCGCAGTTTACTTTGAAGGTGGCCGCCAGTGGCGCATCGCCGATTCTTACCTCAACACCCTTACCCATCAGGCTTTTATTGATGTGTTGAACAGGGGAGGTGTAATTGCAGGCAGTTCGGCCGGGGCAAGTATTATTGGTTCTTTTCTGTGGAGAGGTGATACCAAAGGCGCACAGATCTTAGTCGGCGACCATACACAGGGCTTGGGTTTTCTTAAAAATTCTGCCATTGATCAGCATTTATTGGTGCGTAACCGCCAGTTCGATCTGGTCGATTTTATCCGTAAGGCACCAGATTTAATCGGTATTGGCTTAAATGAAGCTACAGCCGTTCTGGTACAGCGCGATACCCTTCAGGTGCTCGGACATTCTTTTGTAGCCATTTACGATTACAACACCATTATAAACAGTGGCGAAAAACACGTGGTAAACGACCGGGAAGATTTTACGGCTTCAAACGGACCGTTTTTCTTCCTCAGTGCAGGTCAGAAATACGATTTGGCCAAAAGACAAGTCATTAAGGAGCCACGCAAACCGGGCAAGGCAGATGACGATCAATAA